One window from the genome of Acyrthosiphon pisum isolate AL4f unplaced genomic scaffold, pea_aphid_22Mar2018_4r6ur Scaffold_21566;HRSCAF=24275, whole genome shotgun sequence encodes:
- the LOC103311285 gene encoding uncharacterized protein LOC103311285, translating into MVKLDTHSTRKVDPYIKDGLYGVIRIKNKHNHSIDTAETLRFLPADKILKNTFFEYFNDNMGITDAINCHERILELKENFSLEVLANGSINPTYRTVQNWHNEWRLENLGPRSGSGLIEKIIQKIDVYKERNVIVKFKEDPFALVIITPLMQRAHSLKSSSNIVFVDSTSACDADNYSITFMLTPCAAGAVPLAIIITKGQTYSAYNTGFQLLKECGINCFGGVGWPKIFITDNAAAEINAIENNWPNSIHLLCIFHVCQAVWRWVWDSKNSIPKEKRPIIMKSFQSILYADTVDSSEKCFNDSIKNSEFPKWSRYLNEHWQTRHKWCLAWRDESTKGHHTNNYSEITVRIFKDTVLSRVKAYNVVALLDFTCTVLEDHYCRRLMAFANCRHTKNRTARIFLDSLIKKASTIQKAHIVSKSEYEYCVQSEKDSSCTYEVNIMGGCCSCLSGKFGKFCKHQCAVYIHFDVISKSFPPVTPKDRYENAILAQGNVSISPDFFQSFLSVNNCSQIDAPKESTDFLNYSNTNEPDYSHHKDNNVPNDSEIIENKETKNKSIHCIIDLIKSKDSMFGSSTAGLNILESRLKKITTEGQWQSFLHTAGNSAVALRKRPGAKIRVQPTSIARRLPRVTKGSKRLPSGRPANGEINTKKRKKNLGANVQLNVPNAKSHGHNH; encoded by the exons ATGGTAAAATTAGATACTCATTCTACACGAAAAGTTGATCCCTATATTAAG gaTGGGTTATATGGtgtaataagaattaaaaataaacataaccaTAGTATTGATACTGCTGAAACTTTACGCTTTTTACCAGCAGAtaagatacttaaaaataccTTTTTCGAGTATTTTAACGATAATATGGGTATAACTGATGCAATTAATTGTCATGAGCGCATTTtagaattaaaagaaaatttttcactGGAAGTCTTGGCTAATGGATCTATTAATCCAACTTATAGAACTGTCCAAAATTGGCACAATGAATGGAGGTTGGAAAATTTAGGTCCACGGTCTGGATCAGGTTTGATTgag aaaataatacaaaagaTTGATGTATACAAAGAGAGAAATGTGATAGTTAAGTTCAAGGAAGATCCATttgcattagttattattacccCACTTATGCAACGAGCCCATTCATTAAAGTCATCTAGTAACATTGTATTTGTAGACAGTACATCTGCCTGTGATGCAGACAATTATTCTATAACATTTATGCTTACTCCGTGTGCTGCAGGTGCAGTTCCAttagcaataattattacaaaag gtcaGACATATTCAGCATATAACACTGGATTTCAGTTATTAAAAGAATGTGGTATAAATTGCTTTGGTGGTGTTGGTTGGCCAAAAATCTTTATAACTGATAATGCTGCAGCTGAAATAAATGCCATTGAAAACAACTGGCCGAATAGTATCCATTTACTATGCATTTTCCATGTTTGTCAGGCTGTTTGGCGTTGGGTCTGGGACTCAAAGAATAGCATACCGAAAGAGAAGCGACCAATAATTATGAAGAGTTTTCAATCTATTTTATATGCTGATACAGTTGATTCTTCagagaaatgttttaatgaTAGTATTAAAAACTCTGAATTTCCAAAATGGTCAAGATATTTAAATGAACATTGGCAAACAAGACACAAATGGTGTTTGGCATGGCGTGATGAATCAACTAAAGGTCATCACACAAACAACTATTCAGAAATTACTGTTCGAATTTTTAAAGACACTGTTCTTTCAAGAGTAAAAGCATACAACGTCGTAGCTTTATTAGATTTCACGTGCACAGTATTAGAAGATCATTATTGTAGGCGCTTAATGGCTTTTGCTAATTGTAGACACACTAAAAATAGAACTGCTAGAATCTTTTTagattcattaataaaaaaagcaaGTACAATACAAAAAGCTCATATAGTATCTAAATCAGAATATGAGTATTGTGTACAGAGTGAAAAAGATTCTTCATGTACTTATGAAGTAAACATTATGGGAGGTTGTTGTTCATGCCTTTCTGGTAAATTTGGTAAATTCTGTAAACATCAGTGCGCTGTTTATATTCATTTTGATGTAATTTCAAAAAGTTTCCCTCCAGTTACCCCAAAAGATAGATACGAAAATGCTATTTTAGCCCAGGGGAATGTATCTATCTCACCAGATTTCTTCCAGTCATTTTTATCGGTAAATAATTGTTCTCAAATTGATGCACCAAAAGAAAGTACtgattttctaaattattctaATACTAATGAGCCAGATTATTCACACCATAAAGATAATAATGTACCAAATGATTctgaaattatagaaaataaagagacaaaaaataaatcaatacattgtattatagatTTAATCAAATCTAAAGACTCAATGTTTGGCTCATCCACTGCAGGGTTGAATATTTTAGAGTCTCGTTTGAAGAAGATAACAACCGAAGGACAGTGGCAATCGTTTTTGCATACTGCTGGAAATTCAGCTGTGGCTTTGCGAAAAAGACCTGGTGCAAAAATTAGAGTCCAGCCAACATCTATTGCAAGGAGATTACCCAGAGTTACAAAAGGAAGTAAACGTCTACCATCAGGTCGTCCAGCAAATGGTGAAATTAAcaccaaaaaaagaaaaaaaaatcttggtgCTAATGTTCAATTGAATGTGCCTAATGCAAAATCACATGGGcacaatcattaa